AGCTGGACCTCTAATTGATCTTCTGAGGTCTAGAAATTCTTACCCATTGGATTTCGGGCTTTAAGGCAAAACCCAAGACCCAGCGTTGGGTTAGGTAGGGTCCGGGTATTATCGGGATGTGACGAAGCCTAATTTTATGATTGATTTgtctatcttgttgacgataggTCCTCTATTTATTGTTCTCGATTACATTGACGGTCAGATTATAAGAAGTTGGAGATATTGGTCAGGCCACTATATGGTGTGGCCTGATCAGCCAGTGGTCTTGTTCCTCGCGCCGGTGTTCCGGATGAGTGTCACATAATATTTCCATATCAAACTGAAAATATATGGGGTTGGCTATTCATAAAAAAATAGTGGTACTCATGATTTAATAGTAATGTCACTGTATCGACAGCAGGATGACTTACTAATAAGATTCTAAGCCTGTGACAAGGAATACAGAGAAATACGGAGAGAATCTGCATAAATTATGCTAGTACATCATGCCTAGTGTTTGCATTGCTTGTAACCTGCATGGGTACCCATTGGAATTGCTGGCTCATTGTCAGAACTCAGAACCCATAACCCGCCTGTTACGGATTCTGCTAAGgctcgatatcaagatccaAGCGCCCCAGGCAGACTTTGGGTATAATCGAAATCTAGGGTCGCCCTCTGGAAAATGCGACGCTGGCGGAACCGTCGGGATCAGCCCCGTTTCGGATGGACTTCGTCATGATGTTACTACCAGGTTACATGCGCATAACTCCATAGACATACTTAGGACCGAGGGAGGTTCCCCGGCCTGGGGAAACCTCCAGGGTTTTTGACTACATCGATCATTCGTCCCCCTTTCAATAATCTTTTATGGGATTGGAGTCCTTACCTGGTTAACAGGCCGATCTATCCTGACGAAGTAGATCCTTAACACCGCGTGCGGGTCAGACAACTGGACACAAAATCCAACCCGATTGCGGGTCGTGTCATGTCCCGTAATGGGTACTGCGGGTTTTTGCGAAGTCTACTGTGAGGTCAATCCAGAAGTGTTGGCGTCTGCCATGCAAGCCCCTAATTAAGTTGAATAAAGTCTATTCACGACCATGCCATAAACCTTGCATCCAAGTACATCTAGGCAAAGCATATTTGTCCCTTGAGGTGTGGTGTGCCTTCATATACTGGTATCATGAAATAATTAGTAAGAGCAATATATTTACATCTACGGTCTAGAATGCCAAGTTTAACCTTGTCGAACTTGAAATCTTGGGCTATGTCTTGAGAACTTTAATTACTGTGTATAAAGTTAGCCAGTCATTGTAAAGGATTGTTGGGTCTATGACGAAGATCATGTTTCATAAATATGGGCTGCATGTAGTCTATATGTCTATAAAAGGTTGTTCTTTCCCACTCTTATTAGTGTTTATTCATAACGCCATTATTTACAAATTAAAACATATTCTTGTGCATCCCCTCCTATAGCTTCATAAATGCATCTTTTCTCTGTTCTTGTTACCATATTTGCTATATTAATCTCCTCAGCAATTGCAGCACCAAATATCAACTTAGAGAATGATCATCCAGGTTGTCTCCGTGCTTGCTTAGACAAAAAGCCTGCATGTCCTGGGGAAATGGTAAACTCCTATCACACTATATTCAGGTAAAGCGGAGAACTAATACTCGTCTCTCGGTGTATAGGATCCAAAGAAATTGGTAAAGTCTGATTTTTGTACAGCTATAAGACATAGCTAATCCCTTCCAGGGTGACTGTTGGACATGCTGTTTgcatgaagaagccattTCTTTGGAAAAtattcagcagctgctgtcccCCACTAGTGGTAATGAACATGAATCTAGCCTGGTTGAACCGCAGGGTAAGACTCCCATCTGTTCTAACCCCTATCACAATAGTCTTCATAGACGCCATATCAGTTTTACTGCGTGCCGCACAAGCCTTCTTCTAGATGTGTTACTAACGGAAATTGTGCCTGGGCATATATAGATTGTCATCTCCAACCCGGCCAACAATGCTGTGACTGGAGTGGCTGTGCCTGGTGCTGCAATAGTGCGTGCAAGAGACCTTGCCAATTCATTCCACATCTTGGTAATGTGTGTGATCATTGGGGGACGTGTGTTTAAACCTGCATACATAAGGCGGGGCTATGCACAACATATTCGATATCAGTCCCTGCAATGTGTTTAAGAATGTAGTATAGGTATGGATCAAGTCTTAA
This sequence is a window from Aspergillus nidulans FGSC A4 chromosome IV. Protein-coding genes within it:
- a CDS encoding uncharacterized protein (transcript_id=CADANIAT00000985), yielding MNLAWLNRRIVISNPANNAVTGVAVPGAAIVWIKS